From the genome of Leptotrichia sp. oral taxon 847:
CAGCATCAGAAAATCTCGATGTTATTTTTCCTGTTTTTCTTGTTGAAAAAAAATTCATTGGCAATTTTATTACATGATTATAATATCCTAGCAATATTGCTATATCTATTCTCTGTCCTAAAAATATTAGTAAATATCCCCTAAATATGCTAAGCAGCATTTGAATTATTTCAAGTATTACCATTCCCACAACCATTACAGTTAATGTAGTCATAAGTTCATCTTTTAAAATATAGTCTATTAGAAATTTAGAACTGAATGAAGTTACTATGCCAAGCACAGTATAAAGTATTGAGGCTAGAAATATATTAAACAAAAGACTTTTTTGATTTTTTAAAACATAAAAAAACCTGGTCAAAGAATTATCCTTTTCGTTTCTCTTCTGAAAATCTTTTTTAGGCTCAATTAAAAGCAAGATTCCAGTCCATATTTCAGAAAACTCTTTGTGAGAAAGTTTTTTTATTCCACTTTCAGGATCAGAAATAATAATTCTTTTATTGCTTACGTCATGAACAACTACATAATGCAAAAAATTATTTTTAGACTGAATATGTGCTATTATTGGAAAAGATACACTGTTATCAATTTTTTTATCCTCAACTTTCACAGCCTTTGAATCAAATCCTAAATAATCCAGTCCTTTTATCATTCCCGCAAGATTAGTTCCGTTTCTATCTGTTCCTGATATTTGCCGTAACTTGGCAATTGAAAAATTGGAATTATACTGCTTGGCTATTGTTAATATACAGGCAGGTCCACAATCCTTCTCATCCTTTTGTAAAACACAGCAATATCTTTTAAACATCGAAAAAATCTTTTTCCACCTCTCTTTCTTTAAAAATAAAGAGTTCCTAGAAACTAGAAACTCTCTATTTAATTTAAAATAATTTATAATTAAATAACAAGTTAGAAATTACAATAACAAGTATTACTAATAAATATAACGCATTATCCTTTACAAATTTAATAATATTTTTTCTATCTTCATTATTTAGTTTAAATATTGAAAATATTTCTTTATATTTTTTTCTTATTAGGCCTATAATAAAAATTATAATAAGAACAACTGTAAAGATTCCCATAGCTATCATTATATAATCATTATAATATAAATACTTTCCTAAATTTGCAATTATATTTAAAATTATATGTAATTTTATAGAATATTTTAGCGAATACCTGTAAGTAATATATGAAAGAATAATTCCTGCTAAAATTGTTCTTCCTATAGCATTTACGTTAATATGATAAAATCCAAATAGAACTGAATTCGTTATTATAGCTACTTTATATCCATACTTCATTAAGTTATTCATTAATATTCCACGAAATATAATTTCTTCTAATATGGGAGCTATTAAAGAACTTAATATAATATTAGTAATTATATAATAAGTTGTACTTTCATAATTATATATAATTTTGCTCTCATTATTATAAACAATTCGGGCATTTACCATTATAAAGTTTATAAATATCATTATACCCAAGTAAAATATAAAATTATTAAACCTTAAATTCTTTCGTTCAAAAAAATATTGATTTTCTTTCATAGTTTTTTTGAAATAAAATATTACTGGAAAAAATGACAGCAAATATGTTATAGTGTCTACAATATAATATACTTTTGAACTTTCAAAATATACAATACATTTTTCATTTATAATTTTAAATACTATGTAAAAAAAACTTATTAAACATAAAAATAATGGTATATTTTTAATTTTTTTCATAAATTTATCCTTTTTAAACCTAAAAATATTATTTTTAGTTCTTAATTTTATTTATATTTTCAATAACTAATATATAATATTTAAATTATTTAATTAATGTCTTTTACAACTATTCCAACTTTTACTTATTTGTTTTATGGCTTTTGACTTGTGATAGTCTTCTGCCTCTGATCTAACTGCTGCAATTGCAGGATGTTCTCCATTGGTTGGTCCAAATAAATAGTGAGCACCTGCATATTGTCCAACTCCTTTAAGTACTCCATCCCAATCCTTTTACATGTCTTTTTCTTTGCTCCACCATCGATTGTCATTAGTTCCACTTCATTTAATTCTGTGATTTTCATGTTTACCACCTCGTAAAATAAATTTTAATAATTTTTTTAATTATTAATGAATGCATTATACCCCCCCCCCCCCCGTATTTTGTCAAGTTAATTTTTGTTTAATTTTAAAATAGTTTAAAATTATAATTAGAAATCAAAAAAAGTTTAATTTCTTGTTTCAAATATGTTTAATATCAACATTTATAATAAATTTTTCTTTTTCAAAATTTAAAAACAAATTCACTTTCCTAATAAAAAAAATAAAGAGCTCCTAAAAACTAGAAACTCTCTATTTAATTTAAAATAATTTATAATTAAATAACAAGTTAAAAATTACAATAACAAATATTACCACTAAATATAGTAAAACTTCTATAAAAATGATCTAGAAATATGGTATAATAATATTATGGCATATGAAAAAGATTATAGGAAAAGAATTTTAAATTTTTATTACGAAAATGGAAAAACAAAAATGTTACTTCAATTCGGCATAAGCTCTGGCACATTGTACGGATGGATAAAGCTTAAGAGGGAGACAGGGGATCTTTCATCAAGAAAACGGAAAAGAAAATTTAAGGTGCTTGATCCTGAAAAACTTGACCAATATATGAAAAATCCCAAAAATGCAGATAAATACATCCGTGAAATAGCAAAGGATTTTGGCTGTGGAAAGGAGACAGTGAGAGTAGCACTGAAAAAATTAAGATATACTAGAAAAAAAACAGGCAAAATACAGGGAGCAGGACGAAATAAAAGTAAACGAATATTTAAAAAAATTATCAGAAGCAGGTTCAGACAGGGAAATAATCTATACCGATGAAACAGGGTTTGACGAATATTATTACCGGGAATACGGATGGAGCAAAAGGGGAGTCCCTATTGAAGGGAAAAGAAGCGGGTTAAGGTATTCAAGAATAAATCTGGTTGCTGGAAAAACAGGAAATAGATTGATAGGGAGCATGATATACAAGGAAACCATGGAAAGTGAATTTTTTGAAGAATGGTTCAGGAAGATATTTTTAAGAGATATTGAAAAATTAGGGAAGAGAGTTCTAATAGTTATGGATAATGCCAGATTTCACAGAAAGAATATATTAGAAAAGATAATTAAGGGAACGGGGCATTGTCTATTATTTCTTCCGCCGTATTCTCTGGATTTAAATCCAATAGAAAAAGTATGGGCTAATATCAAGAAGAAATTAAAAGAGATAACCCATAATTTTGATACACTGGAAGAAGCTGTTACTTCTGTTTTATTTGATAAATTAGTTCAATTTTAAATAGGTTTTGCTATATTATACCTTTCTCCCATATTTTGTCAAATTAATTTTTTATTTAATTTTCAATCAGTTTAAAATTATAGCAAAATAGGAGCTTCTGAACATACAGAAACTCCCCTTCTAACACAATATTAAAAATTACCTATTCAGTCTAATTAAAAAACTTAAACAAATACTTTCCACCTAAGCCAATAACAGCACCTATCGCTGCTGCAGTCAATAATCCTGGAATCCAACCGTACATATTAATAACTTTACTTCCAAGTATGGAAGAAATTACAGAGGTTACTATAATTAATAAATTTTGATATTTTTTACTGCTCACAATTTTTACCTTCACCAACGATATTTTAATTTATTTTATCCTTCTGCGTATATATTACTCTAATTTAAATATTTTGTCAAATTACTTATTAATTAGGACAGAGTAAAATAGTTAGGGGTAAATAAAAAATCTTATTTTAAGTTTTTCATTCAATCCAGAAAGTTACTAAAATAATTTTTTCTTTTTTAAGCAGAAGTGCTCATCGCCGCACCTCTGCACCCCGGCAAGGCTCAAGACATTTTTATGCACTGCCAAAAAACTCGCTTTCGCTCAGACAGTTTTGTCAGCACATAAAAATGCTCCGACGGTTTAAATTTTACTACCATAGAAAAAGTGTCGTGATTTTTTTGGAGTAAAGACGACTGTTTGAGCACGTTTAGTGCGAGTTTCGGCTTTGCTTCAAAAAAATGCTTAGACGAGCGTGGGGATTATAAGGGGAAATGGCGGTCCTTTCCCCTTATGTAAAAAATAAAAAAATAATATTAAACAAAATAACATCTTGTAATCAAGAATAACTTAAAAAATTTAAAATTAAAAATTTGCCCCTAAAATTTTTAAACCATCTTTTTCAATCCCACACTTGACAAAGAGCCTAAAAATAATATACAATACAAATAAAGTGTCTTAAAAATAAAACTTAAAAATAATAACTGTTTTTTATTTATATAGTATCGTCTATTTAATTCCAAAAATTCATTATAAATAAATTTAGTTTGTATAATAAAAAAATTGAAAGAGAGTGCTATGATAAGAACTGATAAGGAA
Proteins encoded in this window:
- a CDS encoding IS630 transposase-related protein; translated protein: MAYEKDYRKRILNFYYENGKTKMLLQFGISSGTLYGWIKLKRETGDLSSRKRKRKFKVLDPEKLDQYMKNPKNADKYIREIAKDFGCGKETVRVALKKLRYTRKKTGKIQGAGRNKSKRIFKKIIRSRFRQGNNLYR
- a CDS encoding IS630 family transposase; the protein is MKVNEYLKKLSEAGSDREIIYTDETGFDEYYYREYGWSKRGVPIEGKRSGLRYSRINLVAGKTGNRLIGSMIYKETMESEFFEEWFRKIFLRDIEKLGKRVLIVMDNARFHRKNILEKIIKGTGHCLLFLPPYSLDLNPIEKVWANIKKKLKEITHNFDTLEEAVTSVLFDKLVQF
- a CDS encoding glycerol transporter, giving the protein MKVKIVSSKKYQNLLIIVTSVISSILGSKVINMYGWIPGLLTAAAIGAVIGLGGKYLFKFFN
- a CDS encoding CPBP family intramembrane glutamic endopeptidase, coding for MKKIKNIPLFLCLISFFYIVFKIINEKCIVYFESSKVYYIVDTITYLLSFFPVIFYFKKTMKENQYFFERKNLRFNNFIFYLGIMIFINFIMVNARIVYNNESKIIYNYESTTYYIITNIILSSLIAPILEEIIFRGILMNNLMKYGYKVAIITNSVLFGFYHINVNAIGRTILAGIILSYITYRYSLKYSIKLHIILNIIANLGKYLYYNDYIMIAMGIFTVVLIIIFIIGLIRKKYKEIFSIFKLNNEDRKNIIKFVKDNALYLLVILVIVISNLLFNYKLF